A window from Drosophila subobscura isolate 14011-0131.10 chromosome O, UCBerk_Dsub_1.0, whole genome shotgun sequence encodes these proteins:
- the LOC117898761 gene encoding protein unc-79 homolog isoform X3, whose protein sequence is MTGSFKVQLINMGTRAAAFQAKLRALHEYHVRLLHNVLPAPSGVDIANNIKYFSQTLLTVLKDVRTSPHELIRDPLEDPTRMSAYPNLEYGNLYNALTMLIDVAPCIQYGQIVFGKALLQCLSCILPFLDKDLIDNLPYLVSSTISVLPPALHQDIVNALCYYILPFTITRRSSDEQECQACQSVSSVIMMVLQYSNNPAHHCQLLECLMTLKHNVVKDILCVVAYGTAVSRSSAAKLLFYYWPAFDANLFDRKVLLSKLTNDLVPFTCQREHCPNAGNAEAAKVCYDHSISITYAPDCPPPLYLCIECANEIHREHANLEFGDILHPMQQVSMVCENKNCRSNEKSAFSICFSTECATFNGNHPIRYCSQCHSNRHNSRRGGDHVVHRSLQPAWQMDPEMQMHMVESVVSLLRESKPLNFEPGKESSSSDAKKNGSSATADNISREERQRLGRYGIWLLVGRCTPTADTPVEVLGRILSMLFHWFHVTAYSYDAAGQVESTIEKLKVDHVCNWLKEICRIHYNVFIACLLPHPPEYARVGGHWETLASRTSHLKEGLQRLICLVPYEVITSEIWDYVMPHWMEAITNDVAEKELNELKIVLSKILDPEMSPLGFDAKTMYNFVAIRFEKTTAKVQQQALHWLQILTKLEILIPLLQLFAMFGDGVRIMKYGIQHELMREKDAAQLQLPKAPKVPCKETKAEMANPPRRSSISPVVEDDSGNTSAISDDEAPTNRHTEFSTDAEHNLTCCILMLDILLKQMELQDVEQHMGIHTSVCENVSRLIKCMVTAARVGLSSHVCALKVAECAYCEASIMWHQLSTKLVQFMAPLNPVRPPDIPIEDIIEEEKSSRKSPPESDKEKTRDVSLSMAPLPIPLGPLGGFADIFKLDQFFSDDGKIIIMAGPVPVAVPQPEPHSVGGVLVHMPHVCSIMTATVETVSEQLDLASILPTDRAIARSITLSDADVGSANVSVTKASVMGENGANGSNACGGENGSGSDEDEEEEDSDDFWHTSVGKFKFTLDTLPQPLQYIHQLLTEIPTIKKPEILYYVLQCLNTMALHGDALAKAAREQRGFFIWCQENLLIKNLWELCNAEHSHICQVGVPLLLHCITLPLGSDVFWRVVQEAFHDSDWRVRFTAVERVTVITRFMDSTPLRSEVGLQTALATAFCHLIASMDDINVYVAQRATLYIGTIHDTAIRSLLFCLESQFDLFIVDRPVVLQSVYQLHNSLSDRRLLGWDFFLNRFDTLFVEAQINLEKCGDISYLRDLRNSDNGSEALSAKILKAREALSQSDTSGSMAKTLSASFGTKWPYKRTMSAPASMAPRQDSKFVPEKEKIYSRQVSAPILKRKTSRFGLDGHIHSLGGLNDENLIGLLSRITELEESDRETIHLLVFMLMQFMSRTDQAFPSEDKPVTRTQNIVLKHLFLLLGHNQIDKTFHTTPESLRVSAVFNAFLANLPQVLDQNHLIGGLILPSVMQIILYAPYPTNTSGESYQNIVFNYSLWHLEQYPRRNWLFTMLVVLYKYSYTQPPLSGYIISGIRMIMNSLRGHFHQCRRIPTTTILDIQGVGGAARSRDVSQPSLGTDPDDKEASPPVSPMFPSEATSAASKSKGNVAFTPKLQHAFRKYNDSSLDADETESELVAIPESDLSDSTLHGSSAPGSFDDTIHFEDVMPTTRKRLEYTEEKSTKSHKSMITTKVGDTYTTKIKATTTSETLVTTHTTRHSLQEGVRMIVTPLVGAETTETAIVSPPVDVHRAVTVRNKSLENAAASTSKMFAAIATNHLKALGALQDVPGTADRKPCSGSGNGNGSGSGSRSANGNGGNAAAAPSAGPAKSIGRHKTIVECSAGTSSSSMDDSRHQKKSQTKSLKRTDKNYGSPDSPLSKMSVMPNPRDEMDAAMQGLPPPKNIAALEIPTPERLLPIGTQDTVAALVERVREGLNLPDISHLKQDSLDVSESTKDDVTPSSRTNSPRRLIKQVALESPPNPNAPSTSQQPSQQPPADLHTSILKNVQQELKHSSGVAAGGGLTSSNSIKRPRQKLAPFNVDTNAIPDIRSRFAGSWPPPPFQPAEPDPDDDGEDGVGEATNGHGTSHGTAHVPRGSARRVGDYTIVERCSDCGAHIEEYTDEEIGIFIVILGTFIHREPAMAAPFLPEILTMTSRICLSSTHSWQGENGPPLACSAQAVALQFIRCVLHQLAPNGIFLQVFQTQMKMKIRHNHFRSIAKALQDFQDLNATSPIYMVCESLTSKKALPVDQLPVIFRNMAEYLNLQCVPAESGVGLAMWSQAMQAMESLLRQVIVIMPSLSNAEYMLDIIAATLRLNCVPKTLLDPYSKIMAYCVQHTNLEYQTIYELCTLNTRSFSKDRDKNLLCRQMIFEFVQALKFKSNIPDHNLLVIIGFVLLDAGGTLPPGSAPGMPDAAPMLTTNSADCLRQYINDVIDFLADFHTLSKIKNGQTSNGLGEDTLGGVLKGAVAQYLALEMSRGNSRDNKAVSRYLPWLNNAPSSLQQGPKEFTECVGHMRLLSWLLLGSLTHMVLMQRRQETHTIPTPPPNPPPGQGQAPAASVHYQHQGVTYSQPVPQEASCHIADHIQVIFAGFAEQSKTSVLHMSSLFHAFTLCQLWTVYLEQMAHNTSSNVEGGTLGVLFEFWAKVTPCILQLVSHAKPTINKDQPQSSVDFQTQSANSKLSEMVNLHFLSLLEALKDTNSTVLGKLLPMWSPVLSSQTQLSDTLHVRLQNVRDCAPDYEEQQAFRSEALLKWLQRLQFKMGQIELQASTATQFYSI, encoded by the exons ATGACTGGCAGCTTTAAGGTGCAACTCATCAACATGGGCACTCGTGCTGCCGCCT TTCAGGCAAAATTGAGAGCCCTTCATGAATACCACGTACGTCTATTGCACAATGTCTTACCCGCCCCCTCTGGCGTTGATATTGCCAACAATATCAAATACTTTTCACAAACTCTACTAA CTGTCCTTAAAGATGTGCGCACTTCTCCGCACGAACTTATACGGGATCCCCTTGAAGATCCCACCCGCATGTCTGCCTATCCCAATCTTGAATATGGCAATCTCTATAATGCCCTAACTATGCTCATCGATGTGGCACCTTGCATCCAGTATGGACAAATCG TTTTCGGCAAAGCTCTGCTGCAGTGCCTAAGCTGCATTCTACCCTTCCTCGACAAGGATCTAATTGATAACCTACCCTATCTTGTTAGCTCTACCATATCTGTACTACCACCAGCACTGCATCAGGACATAGTCAATGCCCTGTGCTACTATATCTTACCCTTTACTATAA CTCGTCGCAGCTCCGATGAACAGGAGTGCCAAGCCTGTCAGTCTGTCTCCTCTGTCATTATGATGGTGCTGCAGTATTCCAACAACCCCGCCCAccactgccagctgctggagtgcCTGATGACCCTCAAGCATAATGTCGTCAAGGATATCCTGTGCGTGGTGGCCTACGGCACTGCCGTCTCCCGCTCCTCGGCGGCCAAGCTGCTCTTCTACTACTGGCCCGCCTTCGATGCCAATCTCTTTGATCGCAAAGTCTTGCTCTCCAAGCTAACAA ACGACCTTGTGCCCTTCACCTGCCAGCGCGAACATTGCCCAAATGCTGGCAATGCAGAGGCAGCCAAGGTCTGCTACGATCATAGCATCAGCATCACCTATGCCCCGGACTGTCCGCCGCCGCTTTATCTGTGCATCGAGTGCGCCAATGAGATCCATCGGGAGCATGCCAATCTGGAGTTTGGCGACATCCTGCACCCCATGCAGCAGGTGTCGATGGTCTGCGAGAACAAGAACTGCCGCTCCAACGAGAAGTCCGCCTTCTCCATCTGCTTCTCCACGGAGTGTGCCACCTTCAATGGCAACCATCCCATTCGCTACTGCAGccagtgccacagcaacaggcaTAATTCGCGACGCGGCGGCGATCATGTGGTGCACCGCAGCCTGCAGCCCGCCTGGCAGATGGATCCCGAGATGCAGATGCATATGGTGGAGTCGGTGGTGAGCCTTTTGCGGGAGTCCAAGCCGCTCAACTTTGAGCCAGGCAAGGAGTCGTCGTCCTCGGATGCCAAGAAGAACGGCTCCTCGGCCACGGCGGATAATATTTCGCGCGAGGAGCGTCAGAGGCTGGGCCGCTATGGCATTTGGCTGCTCGTCGGTCGCTGCACACCCACTGCCGACACGCCCGTCGAGGTGCTGGGCAGAATTCTGAGCATGCTCTTCCATTGGTTCCATGTCACGGCCTATTCCTATGATG CTGCTGGTCAGGTGGAGAGCACCATTGAGAAGCTAAAAGTGGATCATGTCTGCAATTGGCTGAAGGAGATCTGCCGCATTCACTACAACGTCTTCATCGCCTGTCTGCTGCCCCATCCACCCGAGTATGCCCGTGTCGGCGGTCATTGGGAGACGCTGGCCTCTCGCACCAGCCACCTGAAGGAGGGTCTGCAGCGTCTGATCTGCCTGGTGCCGTACGAGGTGATCACCTCGGAGATCTGGGACTATGTCATGCCCCACTGGATGGAGGCCATCACCAACGACGTGGCCGAGAAGGAGCTCAACGAGCTGAAGATTGTCCTCAGCAAAATACTCGACCCAGAGATGTCGCCCCTGGGCTTCGATGCCAAGACAATGTACAACTTTGTGGCCATTCGCTTTGAGAAAACCACCGCCAAGGTCCAACAACAGGCGCTCCACTGGCTGCAGATACTCACGAAGCTGGAGATCCTCattccgctgctgcagctctttgCCATGTTCGGCGACGGCGTTCGCATTATGAAGTACGGCATTCAGCACGAGTTGATGCGCGAGAAGGATgcggcgcagctgcagctgccgaaGGCACCCAAAGTGCCCTGCAAGGAGACCAAAGCAGAGATGGCCAATCCCCCCAGACGCAGTTCCATTT CTCCTGTGGTGGAGGATGACTCTGGAAACACGTCGGCCATATCGGATGATGAGGCACCCACCAATCGCCACACGGAATTTTCAACGGATGCCGAACACAATCTCACCTGTTGCATCCTCATGCTGGACATCCTCTTGAAGCAGATGGAGCTGCAGGACGTCGAGCAGCACATGGGCATTCATACGAGTGTGTGCGAGAATGTCTCGCGGCTGATCAAGTGCATGGTTACAGCGGCTCGTGTGGGTCTCAGCAGTCATGTGTGCGCCCTGAAG GTGGCTGAATGCGCTTACTGCGAGGCCTCCATTATGTGGCATCAGTTGTCCACAAAATTGGTTCAGTTTATGGCGCCTTTGAATCCCGTTCGGCCCCCAGAT ATTCCCATTGAGGACATAATCGAGGAGGAAAAGTCATCGCGCAAATCCCCGCCAGAGTCGGACAAGGAAAAGACCCGAGATGTCTCGCTGTCCATGGCGCCCCTGCCCATACCCCTGGGTCCGCTTGGAGGATTTGCAG ATATCTTTAAGCTAGATCAATTCTTTTCAGACGAtggaaaaattattataatggCAG GTCCTGTGCCGGTGGCAGTGCCCCAACCCGAACCGCACTCTGTTGGCGGTGTGCTCGTCCATATGCCCCACGTCTGTTCC ATCATGACGGCCACTGTTGAGACAGTTTCCGAGCAACTCGATCTGGCCTCCATACTGCCCACAGATCGTGCCATAGCCCGTTCTATAACCCTCTCCGATGCGGATGTGGGCAGCGCTAATGTCAGCGTCACCAAGGCCTCGGTGATGGGTGAGAACGGTGCCAATGGCAGCAACGCCTGTGGCGGCGAGAATGGCAGTGGCtcggacgaggacgaggaggaggaggacagcGACGACTTCTGGCACACGTCTGtgggaaaattcaaatttacgCTGGACACGCTGCCTCAACCGCTGCAGTACATTCATCAGCTGCTGACG GAAATACCCACCATCAAGAAGCCAGAGATACTCTACTATGTGCTGCAGTGCCTCAATACGATGGCGCTTCATGGAGATGCGCTAGCCAAGGCGGCCAGAGAGCAGCGTGGCTTCTTCATTTGGTGCCAGGAGAATTTACTCATCAAAAA CCTGTGGGAGCTTTGCAATGCCGAACATTCGCACATCTGCCAGGTGGGtgtgccattgctgctgcactgcatcACGCTGCCGCTGGGCTCGGATGTGTTTTGGCGCGTGGTGCAGGAGGCCTTTCACGATTCGGATTGGCGTGTTCGCTTCACAGCAGTGGAACGAGTAACCGTGATTACACGTTTTATGGATTCGACGCCGCTGCGCTCCGAGGTGGGCCTGCAAACGGCACTGGCCACGGCCTTCTGTCATCTCATTGCCAGCATGGATGACATCAATGTGTATGTGGCGCAGCGGGCGACGCTCTATATCGGTACGATTCATGACACGGCAATACGGTCACTGCTCTTCTGCTTAGAGTCCCAGTTCGATCTCTTCATTGTGGATCGCCCGGTGGTGCTGCAGTCCGTCTATCAGCTGCACAACTCCCTCTCCGACCGCAGGCTGCTCGGCTGGGACTTTTTCCTCAATCGCTTCGACACTTTGTTCGTTGAGGCGCAAATCAATCTGGAGAAGTGCGGCGACATCTCGTACCTGCGGGATCTGCGCAACTCGGACAATGGCAGCGAGGCTCTGTCTGCCAAGATCCTAAAGGCCAGGGAGGCCCTCAGTCAGTCGGACACGAGTGGCAGCATGGCCAAGACGCTGAGCGCCTCCTTTGGCACCAAGTGGCCCTACAAGAGGACCATGTCGGCACCGGCCAGCATGGCACCGCGTCAGGATAGTAAATTTG tGCCCGAAAAGGAGAAGATCTACAGCCGTCAGGTGTCGGCGCCAATACTCAAGCGGAAGACCTCGCGCTTCGGACTGG ATGGACACATCCACTCGCTGGGGGGACTCAATGATGAGAATCTGATTGGGCTGCTCAGTCGCATCACCGAGCTGGAGGAGTCCGATCGCGAGACCATTCATCTGCTGGTCTTTATGCTGATGCAGTTCATGTCGCGCACGGATCAAGCCTTTCCCTCGGAGGACAAGCCGGTGACCAGGACACAGAATATTGTGCTGAAGCATctattcctgctgctgggacaCAATCAGATTGACAAGACGTTCCACACCACGCCAGAGTCGCTCAG GGTGTCGGCCGTTTTCAATGCCTTCCTGGCCAATCTGCCGCAGGTCCTGGATCAGAATCACCTCATTGGCGGTCTCATTCTGCCCTCTGTCATGCAGATCATTCTGTATGCCCCGTATCCGACCAACACCTCGGGCGAGTCGTATCAGAACATTGTCTTCAACTACTCGCTGTGGCACTTGGAGCAGTATCCGCGCCGGAACTGGCTCTTCACCATGCTCGTGGTGCTCTACAAGTACTCGTACACCCAGCCACCGCTCAGCGGCTACATCATTTCGGGCATTCGCATGATCATGAACAGCCTGCGCGGCCACTTCCATCAGTGCAGGCGGATTCCAACGACCACTATACTGGATATCCAGGGTGTGGGCGGTGCCGCACGCTCGCGTGATGTCAGCCAGCCCTCGCTGGGCACAGATCCGGATGACAAGGAGGCCAGTCCACCGGTTAGTCCGATGTTTCCATCGGAGGCTACCAGTGCCGCCTCCAAGAGCAAGGGCAACGTGGCCTTCACACCGAAGCTGCAGCATGCGTTCCGCAAGTACAACGACTCCAGCCTGGATGCGGATGAAACGGAGTCCGAGCTGGTGGCCATACCAGAGAGCGATCTGTCGGACAGCACACTGCATGGCAGCAGTGCACCG GGCTCCTTCGATGACACCATACACTTTGAGGATGTCATGCCCACCACCCGCAAGCGTCTGGAGTACACCGAGGAG AAATCCACAAAATCCCACAAGTCGATGATCACCACGAAAGTGGGTGATACGTACACCACCAAAATCaaggccaccaccaccagcgagACTCTGGTgaccacccacaccacacgTCACAGCCTGCAGGAGGGCGTGCGCATGATTGTCACTCCTTTGGTGGGTGCAGAGACCACTGAGACGGCCATCGTGAGTCCACCCGTGGATGTGCATCGTGCGGTGACGGTGCGCAACAAATCCCTGGAGAATGCTGCCGCTTCCACATCGAAAATGTTTGCCGCCATAGCCACCAATCATCTGAAGGCGCTCGGTGCGCTGCAGGATGTCCCGGGCACAGCGGACAGGAAGCCCTGTTCCGGCtccggcaacggcaacggcagcggtaGCGGCAGTCGCTcggccaatggcaatggaggaaatgctgctgcagctccgtCGGCAGGGCCCGCAAAGTCCATTGGACGCCACAAGACGATCGTGGAGTGCAGTGCCGGAACATCGAGCTCCTCCATGGACGATTCCCGGCACCAGAAAAAGTCGCAGACAAAGTCCCTGAAGCGCACGGACAAGAACTATGGCTCCCCGGACTCGCCGCTGTCCAAGATGAGCGTAATGCCCAATCCCAGGGATGAGATGGATGCTGCAATGCAGGGCCTGCCACCGCCAAAGAACATTGCCGCTCTGGAGATTCCAACGCCCGAGCGACTGCTGCCCATTGGCACCCAGGACACGGTGGCGGCTCTGGTGGAGCGTGTGCGGGAGGGGCTGAATCTGCCGGACATCAGCCACCTCAAGCAGGACAGCCTGGATGTGTCGGAGAGCACCAAGGACGATGTGACGCCAAGCAGCCGCACCAACTCGCCTCGTCGTCTCATCAAGCAGGTGGCCCTGGAATCGCCGCCGAATCCCAATGCCCCATCCACGTCCCAGCAGCCGTCACAACAGCCGCCAGCCGATTTGCACACTTCCATTCTGAAGAAtgtgcagcaggagctgaagcaCAGCTCAGGAGTCGCCGCTGGAGGAGGCCTCAcctccagcaacagcatcaagCGGCCACGCCAGAAGCTGGCACCCTTCAACGTCGACACCAATGCCATACCGGACATACGTTCGCGCTTTGCTGGCTCCTGGCCACCGCCTCCTTTCCAGCCCGCAGAGCCGGATCCAGACGATGACGGAGAGGATGGTGTGGGCGAGGCAACAAACGGACATGGAACATCGCATGGAACAGCTCATGTGCCTAGAGGA AGCGCACGTCGCGTGGGCGACTACACCATCGTGGAGCGTTGCTCGGATTGCGGCGCCCACATTGAAGAGTACACGGACGAGGAGATTGGCATATTCATCGTCATTCTGGGCACATTTATACACCGCGAACCGGCCATGGCCGCGCCCTTTCTCCCAGAGATTCTCACCATGACTTCGCG CATCTGTCTGAGCTCCACACACTCCTGGCAGGGTGAGAATGGTCCGCCTTTGGCCTGCAGCGCACAGGCGGTGGCTCTGCAGTTCATCCGCTGCGTGCTCCATCAGTTGGCGCCCAATGGCATCTTCCTGCAGGTATTCCAGACCCAAATGAAGA TGAAAATCCGACACAATCATTTCCGCAGCATTGCCAAGGCGCTGCAGGACTTCCAGGACCTGAATGCCACCAGTCCCATCTACATGGTGTGCGAGTCGCTGACGTCCAAGAAGGCACTGCCAGTGGACCAGCTGCCGGTGATCTTCCGCAACATGGCCGAGTATCTGAATCTGCAGTGTGTGCCCGCGGAATCGGGCGTGGGCCTGGCGATGTGGTCGCAGGCCATGCAGGCCATGGAGTCGCTGCTGCGGCAGGTGATTGTCATCATGCCGAGCCTGAGCAATGCCGAGTACATGCTGGACATAATCGCAGCCACGCTGCGGCTCAACTGCGTGCCCAAGACGCTGCTCGATCCGTACTCGAAGATCATGGCCTACTGCGTGCAGCACACGAATCTCGAGTACCAAACCATCTACGAGCTGTGCACCCTCAACACGCGCTCCTTCAGCAAGGATCGCGACAAGAACCTGCTCTGTCGCCAGATGATCTTTGAGTTTGTGCAGGCCCTGAAGTTCAAGTCAAACATTCCCGATCACAATCTGCTGGTGATTATTGGATTTGTGCTGCTCGATGCTGGCGGCACCTTGCCGCCGGGCTCTGCTCCTGGCATGCCCGATGCGGCGCCCATGCTGACCACCAACTCCGCCGACTGCCTGCGGCAGTACATCAACGATGTGATTGACTTTCTGGCCGATTTCCACACACTCAGCAAGATCAAGAACGGACAAACGAGCAACGGCCTGGGCGAGGACACCTTGGGCGGCGTGCTCAAAGGCGCTGTGGCTCAGTATCTGGCGCTGGAGATGTCGCGAGGCAATTCCAGAGACAACAAGGCTGTCTCCCGGTATCTGCCGTGGCTAAACAATGCACCCTCCTCCCTGCAGCAGGG TCCCAAGGAGTTCACCGAATGCGTGGGTCATATGCGTCTGCtctcttggctgctgctcggctcgCTGACCCACATGGTGCTGATGCAGCGTCGCCAGGAGACGCACACCATACCAACGCCTCCGCCGAATCCGCCGCCCGGTCAGGGCCAAGCGCCTGCAGCCAGCGTGCACTATCAGCATCAGGGCGTGACCTACTCGCAGCCGGTGCCGCAGGAGGCCTCCTGCCACATAGCCGATCACATTCAGGTGATATTCGCTGGCTTTGCCGAGCAGTCAAAGACCTCGGTGCTGCACATGTCCTCGCTTTTCCATGCGTTCACCCTGTGCCAGCTGTGGACCGTGTATCTGGAGCAGATGGCgcacaacaccagcagcaatgTGGAGGGTGGCACGCTGGGTGTGCTCTTCGAATTCTGGGCCAAGGTAACGCCCTGCATTCTGCAGCTGGTGTCCCACGCCAAGCCCACCATCAACAAGGATCAGCCACAGTCCAGCGTGGACTTTCAGACGCAAAGTGCCAACTCCAAGCTATCCGAAATGGTCAATCTGCACTTCCTTAGCCTGCTGGAGGCGCTCAAGGACACAAACTCCACGGTGCTGGGCAAGCTGCTGCCAATGTGGAGCCCCGTGCTGTCGTCCCAGACGCAGCTCTCGGACACACTACACGTGCGGCTGCAGAACGTGCGCGACTGTGCGCCGGACTACGAGGAACAGCAGGCCTTCAGGTCGGAGGCGCTGCTCAAGTGGCTGCAGCGATTGCAGTTCAAGATGGGCCAGATCGAGCTGCAGGCCTCCACAGCCACCCAGTTCTATTCGATTTAA